In Rhipicephalus microplus isolate Deutch F79 unplaced genomic scaffold, USDA_Rmic scaffold_32, whole genome shotgun sequence, the following proteins share a genomic window:
- the LOC142786814 gene encoding dynein light chain roadblock-type 1-like translates to MTSRHRVTTNTKGKDRGDPGDKVEDIFASLHGQDRVLGVIATTADGAVIKSTLEDAEETTRYAQMAAGICREANDSGTGPRPSFFKMKSGDREILVTPSKKYMLIAITKTLDPPAEATQ, encoded by the coding sequence ATGACGTCACGCCACCGCGTCACCACCAATACAAAGGGCAAGGACAGGGGCGACCCGGGCGACAAAGTTGAGGACATCTTCGCGTCTCTACATGGCCAAGACAGAGTTTTGGGAGTGATAGCCACCACGGCCGACGGGGCGGTCATCAAGTCGACACTCGAGGATGCCGAGGAGACCACGCGGTACGCGCAGATGGCGGCGGGTATCTGCCGGGAAGCCAACGACAGTGGCACGGGACCGAGGCCCTCGTTCTTCAAGATGAAGAGTGGAGACCGTGAGATCCTTGTCACTCCAAGCAAAAAGTACATGCTCATAGCAATCACCAAAACCTTGGATCCACCCGCAGAGGCTACTCAATAA
- the LOC142786784 gene encoding uncharacterized protein LOC142786784 isoform X1, protein MRRRRCFAMLLAAALALIITSARALPTAMTAEAFPIESSTEAVSSSDKAFTSEAGPIPYDASHYGGFHYGATESTEADQETKQTDEAGDATGTSAALLHRPLLTATDYEQSGGTRYDYNTMDNGNGKDTMTDFAASEENKTKTEAAELPKEKYFWKMFNDDLDTVELATKDRDSASAVTPLPKQTVIFSTPAPYVSVFGSVSEPLIEARADDTDDEVPSRLRAAAMSSSSSSDPPPSPEVKLDVYTTGDDSKGHTVLSGMSSETETGTAATYHDVVSEDVILPSTYSTTTPAKEVPEQSGTAGEGIFVQEHEMATIEGVTSEKSHIQAPIGKEDLASGDVKVDTANSDSQKKPDDSYGEHKDGLTASASAEKPRDSPVIVSPRDEQGDTVSSSRGNPIPQAGQSGSLSPTLEVSDGAGVQGVPPDTAQVDHLMARAGDKPDSEKASQPALSRAELPKTSGSEAGRGAEAPKPVEVPRISEVPAEGNSKVTRPESPRAEQPKASAGGGGDPTNKAAEVPRSAETPAAENSKVTELELPRAEQPKAGGGESGRGAEPPNKPVEAPRISDDPAAGNSKASQPESPRAEQPKASVGGGGDPQNKAAEVPRSVEAPAAGNSKASQPESPRAEQPKASGSWGGDPKYKAAELPRSAAENSKVSQPESPRAEQPKATVGEGGREDEPAEAPRSSDVPAGGNNKASQLEPPRAEQNKAHAPGKENGSPEAPRSEQQNPPAIVMPVTNKDSEGRSESQPEIPRSDVPKNPVPPSAGKDGGEAKGGKAPETVVIVEDKKEGKEEVKKPGPTKMVETTESETHISIDDKPEKKPTDVVIPEGKPHDAKKDKGEETVLVVKNVTVEVVPEGDVPDSKPGQVVPAAPPKEAVVYPPAQTTNHPNPPHQPPSAYQPYQPYQAPPYHQPSEMVFYVPQPVYQPAAHTSYMPGPPSPYQPIQHMGPTYQYQQPYVSYQQTPYDLLYQPSYAPVSVPAYPQVQHTAYYPAHPPRYGPPQRVIYVSQYQVPRVYPSSPAYSRPYGTQHNYAQISAYQPPYPTAANVPYAVHTYRNKGPYYIPMKRPHDAHQVMVLKPRHEHPAFERPGHEAAAYGGHKRHVDEQAHTSQLHFPPVVAHPQNAAVPNHASPPKKYPAVHHMPLSPFQNHAVRKPGAKLIFNDGHVPKVIPKRQGYGESHIPEAYWRSTTDEVNPAAEYTEQFEVSEDGELGVKQALYTGYETT, encoded by the exons ATGAGGCGCCGCCGATGCTTCGCCATGCTTTTAGCAGCAG CACTCGCGCTCATCATCACCAGTGCCAGAGCCTTGCCAACAGCGATGACAGCAGAGGCCTTTCCGATCGAATCTTCAACGGAAGCAGTGTCATCTTCGGACAAAGCATTCACTTCAGAAG CAGGACCAATACCATACGATGCTTCTCATTATGGCGGTTTTCATTATGGTGCGACTGAAAGCACAGAAGCGGATCAAGAAACAAAACAAACGGACGAAGCCGGTGATGCAACCGGTACATCTGCAGCGTTATTGCACCGACCTTTACTAACAGCAACGGATTATGAACAGAGTGGCGGTACTCGCTATGATTACAATACCATGGACAATGGAAACGGTAAAGATACCATGACAGACTTCGCGGCGTCTGAAGAAAACAAGACAAAAACAGAGGCGGCAGAGTTACCAAAGGAAAAGTACTTCTGGAAGATGTTCAATGACGACCTCGATACCGTTGAACTGGCTACCAAAGACCGGGATAGTGCTAGCGCCGTCACACCCCTTCCTAAACAAACAGTTATATTTAGCACGCCAGCACCTTACGTGAGCGTCTTCGGCTCGGTTTCTGAGCCACTTATCGAGGCCCGAGCCGACGACACggatgacgaagttccgagcAGGCTACGTGCGGCGGCAATGTCGTCCAGTAGCTCTAGTGACCCGCCTCCAAGCCCTGAAGTCAAACTGGACGTCTACACAACTGGTGATGACTCAAAAGGCCACACCGTTCTGTCGGGCATGTCGTCAGAGACAGAAACAGGGACCGCTGCTACATATCACGACGTTGTGTCCGAGGATGTTATATTACCGAGCACGTACTCCACAACAACACCAGCAAAAGAAGTACCGGAACAAAGTGGCACAGCAGGCGAAGGGATTTTTGTTCAGGAGCATGAAATGGCTACAATTGAGGGGGTTACGTCAGAGAAGAGCCATATACAGGCACCCATCGGAAAGGAAGACTTGGCCTCCGGAGACGTGAAGGTTGATACTGCAAACAGTGACAGTCAGAAGAAACCCGATGACTCATACGGAGAGCATAAGGATGGACTGACAGCGAGTGCCTCAGCTGAGAAACCTAGGGATTCACCTGTTATCGTTTCACCGAGGGACGAGCAGGGAGACACTGTTAGCAGCAGCCGCGGAAATCCCATTCCACAAGCGGGTCAGTCAGGGTCTCTCTCTCCCACGCTGGAGGTATCCGATGGAGCTGGCGTGCAAGGTGTACCTCCTGACACTGCTCAAGTTGATCATCTCATGGCAAGGGCTGGGGACAAGCCCGATTCAGAGAAAGCAAGTCAACCGGCACTTTCAAGAGCAGAGCTGCCGAAGACCAGCGGTAGTGAAGCAGGTCGGggagctgaggcgccaaagccaGTGGAAGTTCCCAGAATTTCAGAGGTTCCCGCCGAGGGTAACAGCAAGGTGACTCGGCCAGAATCTCCGAGAGCAGAACAGCCAAAGGCTAGCGCAGGTGGGGGAGGTGATCCTACAAATAAGGCAGCAGAAGTACCCAGAAGTGCTGAAACTCCTGCAGCGGAAAACAGCAAAGTGACTGAGCTAGAATTGCCGAGAGCTGAACAGCCGAAGGCTGGTGGTGGCGAATCTGGTCGAGGAGCTGAGCCTCCGAATAAGCCAGTGGAAGCACCCAGAATTTCAGACGATCCCGCAGCGGGAAACAGCAAAGCGAGTCAGCCAGAATCTCCAAGAGCAGAACAACCAAAGGCTAGTGTTGGAGGGGGAGGTGATCCTCAAAATAAGGCAGCAGAAGTGCCCAGAAGCGTAGAAGCGCCTGCAGCGGGAAACAGCAAAGCGAGTCAGCCAGAATCGCCAAGAGCAGAACAGCCAAAAGCTAGTGGTAGCTGGGGAGGTGATCCTAAATATAAGGCAGCAGAATTGCCCAGAAGTGCAGCAGAAAACAGCAAAGTGAGTCAGCCAGAATCTCCAAGAGCAGAACAGCCGAAGGCTACTGTTGGTGAAGGCGGTCGGGAAGATGAGCCGGCGGAGGCACCCAGAAGCTCAGACGTTCCAGCGGGCGGAAACAACAAAGCTAGTCAGCTGGAGCCTCCAAGAGCAGAACAAAATAAAGCGCATGCGCCAGGTAAAGAAAATGGCAGCCCAGAAGCACCCAGATCGGAGCAGCAGAATCCACCTGCCATCGTGATGCCAGTGACCAACAAAGATAGCGAAGGCAGGTCGGAAAGCCAACCTGAAATTCCGAGAAGTGATGTTCCGAAAAATCCTGTTCCACCCAGTGCTGGTAAGGATGGTGGAGAGGCAAAAGGAGGCAAAGCCCCAGAAACTGTAGTGATTGTTGAAGACAAGAAAGAAGGCAAAGAGGAGGTCAAGAAGCCTGGACCAACAAAAATGGTGGAGACTACAGAATCTGAAACACACATTTCGATTGATGACAAGCCAGAGAAAAAGCCAACTGATGTGGTTATTCCAGAGGGCAAACCGCACGACGCTAAAAAGGACAAAGGCGAAGAAACAGTGCTAGTGGTTAAAAACGTAACTGTAGAGGTGGTACCTGAAGGAGATGTTCCGGACTCCAAACCAGGCCAAGTTGTTCCAG CGGCGCCACCAAAGGAGGCCGTAGTCTACCCCCCCGCTCAGACAACGAATCACCCGAACCCTCCACATCAACCACCTTCAGCTTATCAACCTTATCAGCCTTATCAAGCACCCCCCTATCATCAACCGAGTGAAATGGTCTTTTACGTACCCCAGCCAGTTTATCAGCCAGCCGCTCACACGAGCTATATGCCAGGGCCTCCGTCACCTTACCAGCCAATCCAGCACATGGGTCCCACGTACCAGTATCAGCAGCCCTATGTCAGTTACCAGCAAACACCTTATGATCTTTTATACCAACCCTCGTACGCTCCCGTCAGTGTGCCTGCTTATCCGCAAGTCCAGCATACCGCATACTATCCAGCACACCCGCCAAGATATGGGCCACCGCAGCGCGTAATCTACGTTTCACAATACCAAGTCCCACGTGTTTATCCATCATCCCCCGCGTACTCTCGTCCGTACGGGACCCAACACAATTATGCACAAATCTCAGCTTATCAGCCGCCGTATCCCACTGCGGCAAACGTTCCTTACGCCGTACACACTTACAGAAACAAGGGACCTTATTATATACCTATGAAGCGACCGCACGACGCACATCAAGTGATGGTGCTAAAGCCGAGACACGAACATCCTGCGTTTGAACGGCCGGGACACGAAGCCGCTGCTTACGGAGGCCACAAGCGCCACGTGGACGAGCAGGCTCACACTTCCCAACTGCACTTCCCGCCAGTGGTTGCCCACCCGCAGAATGCTGCCGTACCCAACCACGCTTCTCCACCGAAGAAATATCCTGCAGTCCATCATATGCCACTCAGCCCTTTCCAGAATCACGCAGTGCGCAAGCCAGGAGCCAAGCTCATCTTCAATGATGGTCACGTGCCAAAGGTGATTCCGAAGCGACAAGGCTACGGCGAATCACATATTCCGG AAGCCTACTGGAGATCTACCACTGATGAAGTAAATCCTGCAGCAGAGTATACGGAACAATTTG AAGTCTCTGAAGATGGTGAGTTGGGAGTGAAGCAAGCTCTCTACACGGGGTATGAGACCACTTAA
- the LOC142786784 gene encoding uncharacterized protein LOC142786784 isoform X2, whose protein sequence is MRRRRCFAMLLAAALALIITSARALPTAMTAEAFPIESSTEAVSSSDKAFTSEGPIPYDASHYGGFHYGATESTEADQETKQTDEAGDATGTSAALLHRPLLTATDYEQSGGTRYDYNTMDNGNGKDTMTDFAASEENKTKTEAAELPKEKYFWKMFNDDLDTVELATKDRDSASAVTPLPKQTVIFSTPAPYVSVFGSVSEPLIEARADDTDDEVPSRLRAAAMSSSSSSDPPPSPEVKLDVYTTGDDSKGHTVLSGMSSETETGTAATYHDVVSEDVILPSTYSTTTPAKEVPEQSGTAGEGIFVQEHEMATIEGVTSEKSHIQAPIGKEDLASGDVKVDTANSDSQKKPDDSYGEHKDGLTASASAEKPRDSPVIVSPRDEQGDTVSSSRGNPIPQAGQSGSLSPTLEVSDGAGVQGVPPDTAQVDHLMARAGDKPDSEKASQPALSRAELPKTSGSEAGRGAEAPKPVEVPRISEVPAEGNSKVTRPESPRAEQPKASAGGGGDPTNKAAEVPRSAETPAAENSKVTELELPRAEQPKAGGGESGRGAEPPNKPVEAPRISDDPAAGNSKASQPESPRAEQPKASVGGGGDPQNKAAEVPRSVEAPAAGNSKASQPESPRAEQPKASGSWGGDPKYKAAELPRSAAENSKVSQPESPRAEQPKATVGEGGREDEPAEAPRSSDVPAGGNNKASQLEPPRAEQNKAHAPGKENGSPEAPRSEQQNPPAIVMPVTNKDSEGRSESQPEIPRSDVPKNPVPPSAGKDGGEAKGGKAPETVVIVEDKKEGKEEVKKPGPTKMVETTESETHISIDDKPEKKPTDVVIPEGKPHDAKKDKGEETVLVVKNVTVEVVPEGDVPDSKPGQVVPAAPPKEAVVYPPAQTTNHPNPPHQPPSAYQPYQPYQAPPYHQPSEMVFYVPQPVYQPAAHTSYMPGPPSPYQPIQHMGPTYQYQQPYVSYQQTPYDLLYQPSYAPVSVPAYPQVQHTAYYPAHPPRYGPPQRVIYVSQYQVPRVYPSSPAYSRPYGTQHNYAQISAYQPPYPTAANVPYAVHTYRNKGPYYIPMKRPHDAHQVMVLKPRHEHPAFERPGHEAAAYGGHKRHVDEQAHTSQLHFPPVVAHPQNAAVPNHASPPKKYPAVHHMPLSPFQNHAVRKPGAKLIFNDGHVPKVIPKRQGYGESHIPEAYWRSTTDEVNPAAEYTEQFEVSEDGELGVKQALYTGYETT, encoded by the exons ATGAGGCGCCGCCGATGCTTCGCCATGCTTTTAGCAGCAG CACTCGCGCTCATCATCACCAGTGCCAGAGCCTTGCCAACAGCGATGACAGCAGAGGCCTTTCCGATCGAATCTTCAACGGAAGCAGTGTCATCTTCGGACAAAGCATTCACTTCAGAAG GACCAATACCATACGATGCTTCTCATTATGGCGGTTTTCATTATGGTGCGACTGAAAGCACAGAAGCGGATCAAGAAACAAAACAAACGGACGAAGCCGGTGATGCAACCGGTACATCTGCAGCGTTATTGCACCGACCTTTACTAACAGCAACGGATTATGAACAGAGTGGCGGTACTCGCTATGATTACAATACCATGGACAATGGAAACGGTAAAGATACCATGACAGACTTCGCGGCGTCTGAAGAAAACAAGACAAAAACAGAGGCGGCAGAGTTACCAAAGGAAAAGTACTTCTGGAAGATGTTCAATGACGACCTCGATACCGTTGAACTGGCTACCAAAGACCGGGATAGTGCTAGCGCCGTCACACCCCTTCCTAAACAAACAGTTATATTTAGCACGCCAGCACCTTACGTGAGCGTCTTCGGCTCGGTTTCTGAGCCACTTATCGAGGCCCGAGCCGACGACACggatgacgaagttccgagcAGGCTACGTGCGGCGGCAATGTCGTCCAGTAGCTCTAGTGACCCGCCTCCAAGCCCTGAAGTCAAACTGGACGTCTACACAACTGGTGATGACTCAAAAGGCCACACCGTTCTGTCGGGCATGTCGTCAGAGACAGAAACAGGGACCGCTGCTACATATCACGACGTTGTGTCCGAGGATGTTATATTACCGAGCACGTACTCCACAACAACACCAGCAAAAGAAGTACCGGAACAAAGTGGCACAGCAGGCGAAGGGATTTTTGTTCAGGAGCATGAAATGGCTACAATTGAGGGGGTTACGTCAGAGAAGAGCCATATACAGGCACCCATCGGAAAGGAAGACTTGGCCTCCGGAGACGTGAAGGTTGATACTGCAAACAGTGACAGTCAGAAGAAACCCGATGACTCATACGGAGAGCATAAGGATGGACTGACAGCGAGTGCCTCAGCTGAGAAACCTAGGGATTCACCTGTTATCGTTTCACCGAGGGACGAGCAGGGAGACACTGTTAGCAGCAGCCGCGGAAATCCCATTCCACAAGCGGGTCAGTCAGGGTCTCTCTCTCCCACGCTGGAGGTATCCGATGGAGCTGGCGTGCAAGGTGTACCTCCTGACACTGCTCAAGTTGATCATCTCATGGCAAGGGCTGGGGACAAGCCCGATTCAGAGAAAGCAAGTCAACCGGCACTTTCAAGAGCAGAGCTGCCGAAGACCAGCGGTAGTGAAGCAGGTCGGggagctgaggcgccaaagccaGTGGAAGTTCCCAGAATTTCAGAGGTTCCCGCCGAGGGTAACAGCAAGGTGACTCGGCCAGAATCTCCGAGAGCAGAACAGCCAAAGGCTAGCGCAGGTGGGGGAGGTGATCCTACAAATAAGGCAGCAGAAGTACCCAGAAGTGCTGAAACTCCTGCAGCGGAAAACAGCAAAGTGACTGAGCTAGAATTGCCGAGAGCTGAACAGCCGAAGGCTGGTGGTGGCGAATCTGGTCGAGGAGCTGAGCCTCCGAATAAGCCAGTGGAAGCACCCAGAATTTCAGACGATCCCGCAGCGGGAAACAGCAAAGCGAGTCAGCCAGAATCTCCAAGAGCAGAACAACCAAAGGCTAGTGTTGGAGGGGGAGGTGATCCTCAAAATAAGGCAGCAGAAGTGCCCAGAAGCGTAGAAGCGCCTGCAGCGGGAAACAGCAAAGCGAGTCAGCCAGAATCGCCAAGAGCAGAACAGCCAAAAGCTAGTGGTAGCTGGGGAGGTGATCCTAAATATAAGGCAGCAGAATTGCCCAGAAGTGCAGCAGAAAACAGCAAAGTGAGTCAGCCAGAATCTCCAAGAGCAGAACAGCCGAAGGCTACTGTTGGTGAAGGCGGTCGGGAAGATGAGCCGGCGGAGGCACCCAGAAGCTCAGACGTTCCAGCGGGCGGAAACAACAAAGCTAGTCAGCTGGAGCCTCCAAGAGCAGAACAAAATAAAGCGCATGCGCCAGGTAAAGAAAATGGCAGCCCAGAAGCACCCAGATCGGAGCAGCAGAATCCACCTGCCATCGTGATGCCAGTGACCAACAAAGATAGCGAAGGCAGGTCGGAAAGCCAACCTGAAATTCCGAGAAGTGATGTTCCGAAAAATCCTGTTCCACCCAGTGCTGGTAAGGATGGTGGAGAGGCAAAAGGAGGCAAAGCCCCAGAAACTGTAGTGATTGTTGAAGACAAGAAAGAAGGCAAAGAGGAGGTCAAGAAGCCTGGACCAACAAAAATGGTGGAGACTACAGAATCTGAAACACACATTTCGATTGATGACAAGCCAGAGAAAAAGCCAACTGATGTGGTTATTCCAGAGGGCAAACCGCACGACGCTAAAAAGGACAAAGGCGAAGAAACAGTGCTAGTGGTTAAAAACGTAACTGTAGAGGTGGTACCTGAAGGAGATGTTCCGGACTCCAAACCAGGCCAAGTTGTTCCAG CGGCGCCACCAAAGGAGGCCGTAGTCTACCCCCCCGCTCAGACAACGAATCACCCGAACCCTCCACATCAACCACCTTCAGCTTATCAACCTTATCAGCCTTATCAAGCACCCCCCTATCATCAACCGAGTGAAATGGTCTTTTACGTACCCCAGCCAGTTTATCAGCCAGCCGCTCACACGAGCTATATGCCAGGGCCTCCGTCACCTTACCAGCCAATCCAGCACATGGGTCCCACGTACCAGTATCAGCAGCCCTATGTCAGTTACCAGCAAACACCTTATGATCTTTTATACCAACCCTCGTACGCTCCCGTCAGTGTGCCTGCTTATCCGCAAGTCCAGCATACCGCATACTATCCAGCACACCCGCCAAGATATGGGCCACCGCAGCGCGTAATCTACGTTTCACAATACCAAGTCCCACGTGTTTATCCATCATCCCCCGCGTACTCTCGTCCGTACGGGACCCAACACAATTATGCACAAATCTCAGCTTATCAGCCGCCGTATCCCACTGCGGCAAACGTTCCTTACGCCGTACACACTTACAGAAACAAGGGACCTTATTATATACCTATGAAGCGACCGCACGACGCACATCAAGTGATGGTGCTAAAGCCGAGACACGAACATCCTGCGTTTGAACGGCCGGGACACGAAGCCGCTGCTTACGGAGGCCACAAGCGCCACGTGGACGAGCAGGCTCACACTTCCCAACTGCACTTCCCGCCAGTGGTTGCCCACCCGCAGAATGCTGCCGTACCCAACCACGCTTCTCCACCGAAGAAATATCCTGCAGTCCATCATATGCCACTCAGCCCTTTCCAGAATCACGCAGTGCGCAAGCCAGGAGCCAAGCTCATCTTCAATGATGGTCACGTGCCAAAGGTGATTCCGAAGCGACAAGGCTACGGCGAATCACATATTCCGG AAGCCTACTGGAGATCTACCACTGATGAAGTAAATCCTGCAGCAGAGTATACGGAACAATTTG AAGTCTCTGAAGATGGTGAGTTGGGAGTGAAGCAAGCTCTCTACACGGGGTATGAGACCACTTAA